The following coding sequences lie in one Candidatus Eremiobacterota bacterium genomic window:
- a CDS encoding AMP-binding protein encodes MRQTGHVDTFAEDHLPPIEQMPEFLFDGLPVDYPQRLNAAGYFLDRHVEAGGGDDRCIVEAGGATWSYAQLLDAANRIARVLVDDLGLESGNRVLLRAPNCAMLAASWFAVLKAGGVAVTTMPLYRAGELRFMIERAAISHVLCDARLRVEIERACGGSAQIAYFNGERDNASLERRMATKTNGFQNVRTAAQDVAIIAFTSGTTGTPKAAMHYHRDLLAICDTYAARVLEPTSNDLFCGSPPLGFTFGLGGLLLFPLHAGAATVLLEKAGPKELLEAVTRFEVTTLFTAPIAYRAMAGALEGSNLSSLRVCISAGEALPQAVWELWRAKTGIRILDGIGSTEMLHIFIGSPRSDVRPGSTGRVVPGYVAQIHDDDGHPVPDGTIGRVAVKGPTGCKYLDDDRQRAYVQHGWNYPGDAYRKDADDYFWYVARMDDIIVSAGYNIAGPEVEQALLAHGDVKEVAVIGKRDAEKETQLVKAFVVLIDGCAATPEKAEELRDFCASRIAAFKAPREIEFVHELPRTETGKVQRYKLRAGS; translated from the coding sequence ATGCGGCAGACCGGCCACGTCGACACGTTCGCCGAAGATCATCTTCCGCCGATCGAGCAGATGCCCGAGTTTCTCTTTGACGGGCTGCCGGTCGACTACCCACAGCGCCTCAATGCTGCCGGCTATTTCCTGGACCGCCACGTTGAGGCGGGCGGCGGGGACGATCGCTGCATCGTTGAAGCCGGCGGCGCGACATGGAGCTACGCGCAGCTCCTCGACGCGGCAAATCGCATCGCGCGGGTCCTCGTCGACGACCTCGGGCTCGAATCGGGCAATCGGGTCTTACTGCGCGCGCCGAATTGCGCGATGCTTGCGGCCAGCTGGTTCGCGGTCCTCAAAGCCGGCGGCGTGGCGGTAACCACGATGCCGCTGTATCGCGCCGGAGAGTTGCGCTTCATGATCGAGAGAGCCGCGATCTCCCACGTTCTTTGCGATGCGCGACTGCGCGTTGAGATCGAACGCGCCTGCGGCGGCAGCGCGCAAATCGCCTATTTCAACGGCGAGCGTGACAACGCGTCGCTCGAGCGGCGCATGGCGACGAAAACGAATGGTTTTCAGAACGTGCGGACCGCTGCTCAAGACGTGGCGATCATTGCGTTTACATCGGGAACGACGGGCACGCCCAAAGCGGCGATGCATTACCATCGCGACCTCCTGGCGATATGTGACACCTATGCTGCTCGCGTGCTCGAGCCGACCTCCAACGATCTCTTTTGCGGAAGTCCTCCACTGGGGTTCACCTTCGGTCTCGGCGGTTTGCTGCTCTTTCCATTGCATGCCGGAGCGGCCACGGTACTTTTGGAAAAAGCCGGTCCAAAGGAGCTCCTTGAAGCTGTCACGCGCTTCGAGGTTACGACGCTCTTCACCGCGCCAATCGCATATCGCGCGATGGCCGGCGCGCTCGAAGGTTCTAATCTCTCTTCGCTGCGCGTCTGCATCTCGGCGGGCGAAGCGCTTCCACAAGCCGTGTGGGAACTTTGGCGTGCCAAGACCGGTATTCGGATTCTCGACGGCATCGGCAGCACCGAGATGCTGCACATCTTCATCGGCTCCCCGCGATCCGACGTTCGGCCCGGCTCAACCGGTCGCGTCGTTCCCGGTTATGTGGCTCAGATTCATGATGACGATGGGCACCCCGTACCCGACGGCACGATTGGACGCGTCGCCGTCAAAGGTCCGACCGGCTGCAAATACCTCGACGATGACCGGCAGCGGGCGTACGTTCAGCACGGTTGGAACTATCCAGGCGATGCCTATCGCAAAGACGCCGACGATTACTTCTGGTACGTTGCGCGCATGGACGACATCATTGTTTCCGCGGGTTATAACATTGCCGGACCGGAAGTGGAGCAAGCGCTCTTAGCGCACGGCGACGTCAAAGAAGTGGCCGTCATCGGCAAGCGCGACGCGGAGAAAGAGACCCAGCTCGTCAAAGCGTTCGTCGTGCTGATTGACGGCTGCGCTGCCACGCCGGAGAAAGCTGAAGAGCTGCGAGACTTTTGTGCGAGCCGAATCGCGGCGTTCAAAGCGCCGCGTGAGATCGAGTTCGTGCACGAACTGCCGCGCACCGAAACCGGAAAAGTTCAGCGCTATAAGCTACGCGCCGGCTCCTGA
- the rpsG gene encoding 30S ribosomal protein S7, which yields MPRKGPAPKRQILPDPRFNSKVLARFINKVMLRGKKSTAEHITYGALDIVGEKTGRDPMEIFSQALSNAMPLVEVRPRRVGGATYQVPMEVRPDRRQAMAMRWLIGFARARGGHSMEEKLAGELLDASNNTGATIKKREDTHKMAEANKAFAHYRW from the coding sequence ATGCCTCGTAAAGGTCCCGCCCCTAAGCGGCAAATTCTGCCCGATCCGCGGTTCAACTCAAAAGTATTGGCTCGTTTCATTAATAAGGTGATGTTACGGGGCAAGAAGTCGACCGCCGAGCATATTACGTATGGTGCGCTCGACATCGTCGGCGAAAAGACGGGCCGCGACCCGATGGAAATCTTCTCTCAGGCGCTTTCCAACGCGATGCCGCTGGTCGAAGTGCGCCCGCGACGCGTCGGCGGCGCAACCTATCAGGTACCGATGGAGGTTCGACCCGACCGGCGCCAAGCCATGGCTATGCGCTGGCTCATCGGCTTCGCTCGCGCTCGGGGCGGTCATTCAATGGAAGAAAAGCTCGCCGGCGAGTTGCTCGACGCCTCTAACAACACGGGCGCTACAATCAAAAAGCGTGAAGACACGCATAAGATGGCCGAGGCAAACAAAGCCTTTGCTCACTACCGTTGGTAG
- a CDS encoding RidA family protein, with translation MNQTINPSGWPRPSGYANAILAQGRYLAMSGQIGWNERNELVGNDFLAQARQALENVMTILRAAGGAGEHLVRLTWYITDKAEYRQTLRALGDAYREIVGPHYPAMALVQVAALLEEGAKVEIEATAVLPAAPAQEPARSL, from the coding sequence ATGAACCAAACCATCAATCCATCCGGCTGGCCACGCCCCAGCGGCTACGCCAACGCCATTCTCGCGCAAGGGCGCTACCTTGCGATGTCGGGGCAGATCGGGTGGAACGAACGCAACGAGCTCGTTGGCAACGATTTTCTCGCGCAGGCGCGTCAGGCGCTCGAGAACGTCATGACAATTCTCCGCGCCGCCGGCGGCGCGGGCGAGCATCTCGTCCGCCTGACCTGGTACATCACCGACAAGGCGGAGTATCGTCAGACGCTACGCGCGCTCGGCGACGCCTACCGCGAGATCGTGGGTCCCCACTATCCGGCGATGGCGCTCGTCCAAGTCGCGGCCTTATTGGAAGAGGGCGCCAAGGTCGAGATCGAGGCGACGGCGGTGCTCCCGGCGGCGCCCGCTCAGGAGCCGGCGCGTAGCTTATAG
- a CDS encoding acyl-CoA dehydrogenase family protein: MEAPQWPFFDDEHRAFAAGLERWANGANVLDDERNADASCRAWVRALAESGWLRACVPGAFGGPRDNLDARTICLARERLAYRSALADFAFAMQGLGSAPISLFGSAELQRRYLPNVVNGRCVAAFALSERDAGSDVGALSTRAQRDGDSYVIDGEKAWISNAGVADLYIVFARTGADGAKGLTAFAVDAATAGCSAGKRVETISPHPLGALRFERCRVSAARRIGEEGEGFKIAMATLDVFRSTVGAAALGFARRALSESIVHAKTRRLFGSTLGALQLAQAAIAAMATDVDASALLVYRAAWVRDCIGVRVTAESAMAKWFATEAAGRVCDRAVQLFGARGVTRGEVVERLYRDVRALRIYEGASEIQQVVIAKQLLDS, translated from the coding sequence GTGGAAGCGCCGCAATGGCCATTCTTCGACGACGAGCATCGCGCGTTCGCCGCCGGCTTGGAGCGATGGGCCAATGGCGCTAACGTTTTGGACGACGAGCGCAATGCTGACGCGTCATGCCGGGCGTGGGTTCGAGCTCTGGCTGAGAGTGGATGGCTGCGCGCCTGCGTCCCCGGAGCGTTCGGTGGACCACGCGACAATCTCGATGCCCGGACGATCTGTCTGGCGCGCGAGCGATTGGCGTACCGGTCAGCGCTTGCCGACTTCGCATTTGCGATGCAGGGCCTGGGCAGCGCGCCGATTTCGCTCTTTGGCAGCGCGGAACTGCAACGGCGCTATCTTCCCAACGTGGTCAACGGGCGATGCGTCGCGGCGTTCGCGCTCTCCGAACGCGATGCCGGCTCGGACGTCGGTGCGCTTTCGACGCGCGCACAACGTGATGGCGACTCCTACGTTATCGATGGTGAAAAGGCATGGATTTCGAACGCCGGAGTCGCCGATCTCTACATCGTCTTTGCGCGAACGGGCGCGGACGGCGCAAAAGGACTTACAGCTTTTGCCGTCGATGCGGCGACGGCTGGGTGCTCGGCCGGCAAGCGCGTAGAAACGATCTCGCCACATCCCCTGGGCGCTTTGCGGTTCGAGCGTTGCCGCGTTTCGGCTGCGCGACGAATCGGCGAGGAAGGTGAGGGATTCAAAATCGCCATGGCGACGCTCGACGTTTTTCGCAGTACCGTCGGTGCCGCGGCGCTGGGTTTCGCTCGGCGGGCATTGAGCGAGTCTATCGTCCATGCAAAAACGCGGCGGCTCTTCGGTTCGACGTTGGGGGCCTTGCAGTTGGCGCAAGCGGCAATTGCGGCGATGGCGACGGACGTGGATGCAAGCGCCCTACTCGTCTATCGCGCGGCGTGGGTACGGGATTGCATCGGGGTACGAGTGACCGCAGAATCGGCGATGGCGAAGTGGTTCGCCACCGAAGCCGCGGGCCGCGTTTGCGATCGCGCCGTTCAGCTCTTCGGCGCGCGCGGCGTAACCCGTGGCGAGGTCGTCGAACGCCTTTACCGCGACGTACGCGCGCTTCGCATCTACGAAGGGGCCAGCGAGATCCAACAAGTCGTCATCGCAAAACAGCTGCTGGATTCCTAG
- a CDS encoding acyltransferase: MAASLVGPSLSDVAHRPRLGVLDGLRGIAVLLVLWYHVWEISWLSPGPALDFLPATGFVGVHLFFFLSGFVISYPFVGAMAGGTAPPTWGHFAWRRFIKVVPSYALSIGAAYAIGYAQVQPNASTFSDLITHLLFIHTWFPLRYGTIDGVLWTLAVEVEFYCLFPLVWWCFKRRPWLTAAAMIAIAWYWRFALSACCYATLFAQWEENLPGYLDIFAFGMIAAYLFVRFGAGWRVSRLRYAAPVIAVGGFALLIALLENLYSFRFADQWAGVWQIDRRPLLGLAFAVIAVSSLVSPRWWQVILDNLPLRFMAVISYNLYLYHQMIARELFAHHVPPYAGDPHDDMLWKVRFTQAAFALTIAQAALVTYGFERPLLRLRPPRRTLPPVRSAAI, from the coding sequence GTGGCGGCAAGCCTCGTTGGGCCTTCGCTATCCGACGTCGCTCACCGGCCGCGGCTGGGCGTATTAGATGGCCTGCGCGGAATCGCGGTGCTGCTCGTTCTTTGGTACCACGTCTGGGAGATCTCGTGGCTCTCGCCGGGCCCGGCGCTCGACTTTCTGCCGGCAACGGGTTTTGTCGGCGTCCACCTCTTCTTTTTTCTCAGCGGATTCGTTATCTCGTATCCTTTTGTCGGCGCCATGGCCGGTGGAACCGCCCCTCCCACATGGGGACATTTTGCATGGCGACGCTTCATCAAAGTCGTCCCGTCGTACGCCCTTTCGATCGGGGCGGCCTACGCGATCGGATACGCGCAGGTTCAGCCGAATGCGTCTACGTTTTCCGATCTTATAACGCATTTGCTCTTCATCCACACTTGGTTTCCGCTGCGGTATGGCACGATTGACGGCGTGCTCTGGACGCTCGCCGTCGAGGTCGAGTTCTATTGTCTGTTTCCGCTCGTTTGGTGGTGCTTCAAACGACGGCCCTGGCTGACGGCTGCCGCGATGATTGCAATAGCATGGTATTGGCGTTTTGCGCTTTCGGCTTGCTGTTACGCGACACTCTTCGCTCAATGGGAGGAGAACTTGCCGGGCTACCTCGACATCTTCGCCTTTGGAATGATCGCCGCTTACCTTTTCGTGCGGTTCGGCGCAGGCTGGAGAGTGTCGCGCCTTCGTTATGCCGCACCGGTGATAGCCGTCGGCGGTTTCGCACTGCTGATCGCGCTGCTCGAAAATCTGTATTCATTTCGCTTCGCCGATCAATGGGCTGGTGTCTGGCAAATCGACCGGCGCCCCCTGCTCGGCCTCGCTTTTGCCGTCATCGCAGTGAGCTCGCTCGTCAGTCCGCGGTGGTGGCAAGTCATCCTCGATAATCTTCCGTTACGGTTCATGGCCGTCATCTCGTACAATCTCTACTTGTACCACCAGATGATCGCTCGTGAGCTCTTCGCGCATCACGTTCCGCCCTATGCCGGCGACCCGCACGACGATATGCTCTGGAAGGTGCGCTTTACGCAGGCCGCTTTCGCGTTGACGATCGCGCAAGCGGCCTTGGTCACCTACGGGTTTGAGCGTCCACTGCTCAGGCTGCGGCCTCCGCGCCGCACGTTGCCGCCGGTTAGGTCAGCTGCGATTTAA
- a CDS encoding SDR family oxidoreductase, with protein sequence MRVRGRHALVTGGSRGIGLAITSLLAREGARTSIVSRSPGLSDGGFRAIADVSDESQVRRAFAACREANGAIEILINNAGIAESAPLARTDAAMWERIIGTNLTGTFLCTREAVPDMIAAKWGRIVNVASTAGLDGASYIAAYCASKHGVVGLTRALAAELSTAGVTVNAVCPGYTETEMMQRAIAKITERTGRSEAQARELMAQSNPAGRIATAAEVARGILDLIEGSQSGLALVIPEGSI encoded by the coding sequence GTGAGGGTTCGTGGTCGGCACGCACTCGTGACCGGAGGCTCGCGCGGAATCGGCTTGGCAATTACATCGCTGCTTGCTCGCGAGGGGGCTCGCACGAGCATCGTCAGTCGATCGCCCGGGTTAAGCGACGGCGGCTTTCGCGCAATCGCGGACGTTTCGGATGAGTCCCAAGTGCGACGGGCATTTGCGGCGTGTCGCGAAGCCAACGGTGCCATCGAAATTCTGATCAACAATGCGGGGATCGCCGAGTCGGCCCCGCTGGCCCGAACCGACGCGGCGATGTGGGAGCGTATCATCGGGACGAATTTGACCGGGACATTCCTTTGCACGCGTGAGGCTGTGCCGGACATGATCGCCGCCAAGTGGGGACGCATCGTCAACGTCGCCAGCACGGCGGGGCTTGACGGTGCTTCCTATATTGCGGCGTATTGCGCGAGCAAACACGGCGTGGTCGGACTCACGCGCGCGCTCGCCGCCGAACTCTCTACCGCCGGGGTCACCGTCAACGCGGTCTGCCCCGGTTACACCGAGACCGAAATGATGCAGCGTGCCATTGCGAAGATTACGGAGCGGACTGGCCGCAGCGAGGCTCAGGCGCGCGAGCTCATGGCGCAATCGAACCCCGCCGGCCGCATCGCCACGGCCGCGGAAGTTGCGCGCGGAATCCTCGACCTCATCGAAGGCTCGCAATCCGGTCTCGCGCTCGTGATTCCTGAAGGCTCGATCTAG
- a CDS encoding glycosyltransferase family 39 protein produces MIALALAAIAALLHAATAWRYGYFRDELYFIACSKHLAWGYVDQPPLVAWAAWLAAPAAYNLVALRALAILSAALTVYLSTRVARELGGATFAQILAGLATLTTPAYLLLGNTLTTSSFEPFFWTLAIYCMIRIVRAPAHRQALWWGAFSLSTALGMYAKYSMLLPLAGIAFGLLATPQRRILLAPWAPYAAVVALLLLAPNLLWQGSHGWPIVEVLRGDAAHRPAFQNGLLLESYGLASNAWRFTLEQVLYTNPLAVPIWVAGAIAPFRLTTLRDLRFVPIGFATIFVIAVALSGKGYYIVGFYATLFALGGVVIERARPRIRAAFFGAMAVGALLAMPLSLPVLPVNALIAYSGLLHLTGNNGTPPRLIQPVFAEEFGWQRLARDVAHVYFSLPAQLRARTAVYADTYGDAGALDFFGPRYGLPPAISSQNSYYLWGTRGYDGDSLIAIGATRIALLRRYYRSVTLVGTSLEPYKWVVEGPAPIYFCHRPIAPLAVIWRSLRWYGA; encoded by the coding sequence GTGATCGCGCTCGCGCTCGCAGCGATTGCGGCGTTGCTCCACGCGGCAACGGCCTGGCGTTACGGCTACTTCCGCGACGAGCTCTATTTTATCGCTTGTTCCAAACATCTCGCCTGGGGTTATGTAGACCAGCCCCCGCTTGTGGCGTGGGCGGCGTGGCTTGCCGCGCCGGCGGCTTATAATCTCGTCGCGCTTCGCGCTCTTGCGATTCTGTCGGCGGCGCTGACGGTCTATCTCTCGACGCGCGTCGCGCGCGAGCTGGGTGGAGCAACGTTTGCACAAATTCTTGCAGGGCTTGCAACGCTGACAACGCCTGCCTATCTTCTCCTCGGCAACACCTTGACGACGAGCTCTTTCGAACCGTTTTTCTGGACGCTGGCGATCTATTGCATGATTCGCATCGTCCGTGCACCCGCGCATCGACAGGCGTTGTGGTGGGGCGCGTTCAGCCTTTCGACTGCGCTTGGGATGTATGCGAAATATTCGATGCTGCTGCCCCTCGCGGGGATCGCGTTTGGTTTGCTGGCAACGCCGCAACGGCGAATTCTGCTCGCGCCGTGGGCGCCCTATGCCGCCGTCGTCGCGCTTCTGCTGCTCGCGCCAAATCTTCTTTGGCAAGGGTCGCACGGCTGGCCGATCGTCGAGGTGTTGCGCGGCGACGCCGCGCATCGCCCGGCATTCCAAAATGGCCTTCTCCTCGAATCGTACGGCCTTGCGAGCAACGCCTGGCGCTTTACCTTGGAGCAGGTTCTCTACACCAATCCGCTAGCGGTACCAATCTGGGTGGCGGGCGCAATTGCCCCCTTTCGCTTAACCACCTTGCGCGATCTGCGCTTCGTGCCTATCGGGTTCGCAACCATTTTCGTCATCGCCGTCGCGTTGTCGGGCAAAGGCTATTACATCGTTGGCTTTTACGCCACACTCTTCGCCTTGGGCGGCGTGGTAATCGAGCGCGCGCGGCCGCGGATTCGCGCGGCGTTCTTCGGGGCAATGGCCGTCGGCGCGCTTCTGGCGATGCCGCTCTCGCTGCCGGTTCTGCCGGTCAATGCGTTAATTGCGTATTCCGGGCTGCTGCACCTGACCGGTAATAATGGCACGCCGCCGCGTCTCATCCAGCCGGTTTTCGCCGAGGAGTTCGGTTGGCAGCGCTTGGCACGCGATGTCGCCCACGTTTACTTCTCGCTGCCGGCGCAATTGCGCGCGCGGACGGCGGTTTATGCCGACACGTATGGCGATGCCGGCGCGCTCGACTTTTTCGGACCTCGCTATGGCTTACCGCCGGCGATCTCGAGTCAGAACAGCTACTACCTGTGGGGAACCCGCGGGTACGACGGCGATTCGCTCATTGCGATCGGCGCCACTCGTATCGCTCTCTTGCGGCGTTACTACCGTAGCGTCACGCTTGTGGGGACGTCGCTCGAACCGTATAAGTGGGTCGTCGAAGGCCCGGCGCCGATCTATTTCTGCCATCGTCCGATCGCACCGCTCGCCGTGATTTGGCGAAGCCTGCGCTGGTACGGTGCGTAG
- the rpsL gene encoding 30S ribosomal protein S12, with the protein MPTINQLVRRGREKTEQKVKTRAFRVILTGPKPGHPDLPTRTFEVTGNPQRRGVCTQVKTVTPKKPNSALRKVARVRLTNGEEVTAYIPGIGHNLQEHSVVLVRGGRVKDLPGVRYHIIRGTLDTAGTANRKQGRSKYGAKREKKK; encoded by the coding sequence TTGCCGACGATTAACCAACTGGTGCGCCGCGGGCGCGAAAAGACCGAGCAGAAGGTCAAGACTCGCGCGTTCCGCGTCATCCTGACGGGTCCCAAGCCCGGTCACCCCGACCTGCCCACGCGGACGTTCGAGGTTACCGGAAACCCGCAACGGCGCGGTGTGTGCACCCAAGTCAAGACGGTGACCCCGAAGAAACCAAATTCGGCGTTACGTAAAGTGGCGCGTGTGCGCCTCACCAATGGCGAAGAAGTTACCGCATACATTCCGGGCATCGGCCATAACTTGCAGGAGCACTCGGTCGTGCTCGTGCGAGGTGGACGGGTCAAGGATCTGCCGGGAGTTCGCTATCACATCATTCGTGGCACGCTCGATACGGCCGGTACGGCCAATCGCAAGCAAGGCCGCTCCAAATACGGCGCAAAGCGCGAAAAGAAGAAGTAA
- a CDS encoding sodium:solute symporter gives MSSAATVLAVAVVAVTALGFFAARWGGADLADLEQWALGGRSFGTIVSWFLLGGDLYTAYTFIAVPALVYGVGALGFFAVPYATIAYPIALLVLVRFWSAARRRGYVTTADFVRDRYGDRTLELAVALTGVVAALPYIALQLVGMRTVFAQFSTLGAAGSLPALSAAFVLLAAYTYTSGLRAPALIAFVKDTLVYVTVIAAVIVIPARLGGWHHVFAVSQAAFAARARPASIYLAPPQYFTYATMAFGSALSLFIYPHSITSVLSARSREVIARNAALLPIYSLLLGLVAMLGYCAVAAGIVARDASSVVPLLFTRYFPGWFAGLADAAIVIGALVPAAIMCIGAANLFASNVFREFSPARSPVETLIAKLLTLGMCACALLFVFFIPVPYAIDFQLLGGALMLQIFPAFVLGLWTQWFRPKALLAGWVCGLLASGAMAYAAGFNSNFTIHAFGGSLTGFIALYALLINLAVSSVLTLLLRAGETA, from the coding sequence ATGTCTAGCGCCGCGACGGTTCTCGCCGTCGCCGTGGTCGCGGTGACCGCATTAGGTTTTTTCGCGGCCCGCTGGGGCGGAGCGGATCTCGCGGACCTCGAGCAGTGGGCGCTGGGTGGGCGCAGCTTTGGAACGATCGTTTCCTGGTTTCTGCTCGGCGGCGATCTTTATACCGCCTACACGTTCATCGCCGTACCCGCGCTCGTCTACGGCGTCGGCGCTCTCGGCTTCTTCGCCGTTCCCTATGCGACGATCGCCTACCCCATAGCGTTGCTCGTCTTGGTTCGCTTTTGGAGCGCCGCGCGGCGTCGCGGTTACGTCACGACCGCCGATTTTGTACGCGACCGGTACGGCGACCGAACTTTAGAGCTGGCAGTTGCGTTGACCGGAGTCGTGGCGGCGTTACCGTATATCGCTCTGCAACTCGTCGGCATGCGCACGGTTTTCGCGCAATTCAGCACCCTCGGCGCCGCCGGCTCGCTCCCGGCTTTGAGCGCCGCCTTCGTGTTACTCGCCGCCTACACGTACACCAGCGGGCTGCGTGCGCCGGCGCTGATCGCCTTCGTCAAGGACACGCTTGTTTACGTGACGGTGATCGCGGCCGTGATCGTTATTCCCGCGCGCTTGGGCGGTTGGCATCACGTCTTTGCCGTTTCGCAAGCGGCCTTCGCGGCGCGCGCGCGTCCGGCATCGATTTACCTCGCGCCGCCGCAATATTTCACCTACGCCACCATGGCCTTCGGTTCGGCGCTCTCGCTCTTCATCTATCCTCATTCGATCACCAGCGTTCTCTCCGCGCGCAGCCGCGAGGTCATCGCGCGCAACGCCGCCTTGCTGCCGATCTATTCGCTGCTTCTTGGGCTCGTGGCAATGCTCGGGTATTGCGCGGTCGCCGCGGGAATCGTCGCACGGGATGCGAGCAGCGTCGTGCCGCTGCTCTTCACGCGCTACTTTCCCGGCTGGTTTGCGGGCCTAGCCGATGCTGCCATCGTGATCGGCGCACTCGTTCCGGCGGCAATCATGTGCATCGGCGCGGCGAACCTCTTTGCCAGCAACGTTTTTCGTGAGTTCTCTCCGGCGCGCTCGCCGGTCGAAACCTTGATCGCCAAGTTGTTAACGCTTGGAATGTGCGCCTGCGCGCTACTCTTCGTCTTTTTCATACCGGTGCCGTACGCCATTGACTTTCAGTTGCTGGGCGGCGCGCTGATGCTGCAAATCTTTCCGGCCTTCGTCCTAGGTCTGTGGACGCAGTGGTTCCGTCCCAAGGCGTTGCTCGCCGGATGGGTCTGCGGGTTGCTCGCGAGCGGTGCGATGGCGTACGCCGCCGGCTTCAACTCGAACTTCACGATTCACGCGTTCGGCGGTTCTTTAACGGGATTTATCGCCTTGTACGCTCTGCTCATCAACTTGGCCGTCAGCAGCGTGCTGACGCTCCTCTTACGCGCGGGAGAGACTGCATGA
- a CDS encoding DUF3311 domain-containing protein, with protein sequence MRRGPYALLILPFIGTLIPPLYNHARPALLGIPFFYWYQLAWIPLTAGLLGLFVAITRIGRDV encoded by the coding sequence ATGCGCCGTGGGCCGTATGCGCTGCTGATCTTGCCGTTTATCGGCACGTTGATTCCGCCGCTCTACAACCACGCGCGACCCGCACTCCTCGGCATTCCGTTCTTCTACTGGTACCAGCTGGCGTGGATTCCGCTCACGGCCGGACTGCTAGGCCTTTTCGTGGCGATAACGCGCATCGGACGCGATGTCTAG
- a CDS encoding enoyl-CoA hydratase family protein: MTARFDSDGPVLTITLDRPERKNPLTFELYAELRDRFQGLEHDTRVKAIVLAGAGDNFCSGGDVHEIIGPLTRSTPSELLRFTQMTGNVVKAMRACPQPIVAAVDGVCAGAGAILAMASDVRFGTERSRIAFLFVRVGLAGSDMGACAMLPRIIGLGRASELLYTGRAMSGLQAHEWGFYNGLAPPERLLERAGAFAREIAAGPTLAHATTKRMLSEEWAMPLDDAIDAEARAQAACMQSQDFRRAYEAFIAKSSPRFEGD; the protein is encoded by the coding sequence ATGACCGCGCGCTTCGATTCGGACGGTCCGGTTCTGACGATCACCTTAGATCGACCCGAGCGAAAGAATCCGCTGACGTTCGAGCTCTACGCCGAGCTGCGTGATCGTTTTCAAGGCCTCGAGCACGACACGCGGGTGAAAGCGATCGTCCTGGCCGGGGCAGGTGATAATTTTTGTTCCGGCGGGGACGTTCACGAGATCATCGGGCCGCTGACGCGCTCGACGCCCTCTGAGCTTCTGCGATTCACCCAGATGACCGGAAACGTCGTTAAAGCGATGCGCGCCTGTCCTCAGCCGATCGTCGCCGCCGTGGACGGGGTCTGTGCCGGCGCCGGCGCAATCCTTGCGATGGCGAGCGACGTGCGTTTTGGAACGGAGCGCTCGCGCATCGCTTTTTTGTTCGTGCGGGTTGGGCTCGCCGGATCCGACATGGGCGCGTGTGCGATGCTGCCGCGCATCATCGGTCTAGGCCGTGCGTCGGAACTGCTGTACACGGGTCGCGCAATGTCGGGGCTTCAGGCGCACGAATGGGGTTTCTATAACGGGCTGGCGCCGCCCGAGCGTCTGCTCGAGCGCGCAGGCGCATTCGCTCGAGAAATCGCGGCCGGACCGACGCTCGCACATGCGACGACCAAACGGATGTTGAGCGAAGAATGGGCGATGCCGCTCGACGACGCCATCGATGCTGAAGCGCGAGCCCAAGCAGCTTGCATGCAGAGCCAAGACTTCCGTCGTGCTTACGAGGCTTTCATCGCGAAGAGTTCCCCGAGGTTCGAGGGCGACTAG